Proteins found in one Erythrobacter sp. 3-20A1M genomic segment:
- a CDS encoding LL-diaminopimelate aminotransferase, which yields METEFYRMKRLPPYVIAEVNAMRHAARRSGEDIIDLGMGNPDRPPPQHVLDKLCEVAQKPDAHGYSQSRGIPGLRKAQANYYGNRFGVDIDPEREVVVTLGSKEGLASLANAITAPGDVVLAPNPSYPIHTFGFIIAGATIRSVPTTPDEEYWRQLESAMAYTVPRPSVLVVNYPSNPTAEVVDLAFYERLVAWAKEHQVWILSDLAYSELWYDGNPTPSIMQVPGAKDVAVEFTSLSKTYSMAGWRIGFAVGNQQLIAAMTRVKSYLDYGAFTPIQAAACAALNGPQDCVEENRRIYHKRRDVMVEAFARAGWDIPPPPASMFAWAPLPPALAHLGSLEFSKQLLTHAQVAVAPGVGYGEEGEGYVRIAMVENEQRLRQAARNIKRYLSAQGINTGDRRAAG from the coding sequence ATGGAAACCGAATTCTACCGCATGAAACGCCTGCCGCCCTACGTCATCGCGGAGGTGAACGCGATGCGGCACGCGGCGCGGCGTTCGGGCGAGGACATCATCGATCTGGGCATGGGCAATCCCGACCGCCCGCCGCCCCAGCACGTGCTCGATAAACTGTGCGAGGTGGCGCAGAAGCCCGATGCGCACGGCTATTCCCAATCGCGGGGTATTCCCGGGCTCAGAAAAGCGCAGGCGAATTATTACGGCAATCGCTTCGGGGTCGATATCGACCCGGAGCGCGAGGTAGTGGTGACGCTGGGGTCGAAGGAAGGGCTCGCCAGCCTCGCCAACGCGATCACCGCGCCCGGCGATGTGGTGCTGGCGCCCAACCCGTCCTACCCTATCCACACCTTCGGCTTCATCATCGCGGGCGCGACGATCCGCAGCGTACCGACCACCCCGGACGAGGAATATTGGCGTCAGCTGGAAAGCGCGATGGCCTACACCGTGCCGCGGCCCAGCGTGCTGGTGGTGAACTATCCCTCCAACCCCACCGCCGAAGTGGTCGATCTCGCCTTCTACGAGCGGCTGGTCGCCTGGGCGAAGGAGCATCAGGTCTGGATCCTGTCCGACCTCGCCTATTCGGAGCTGTGGTACGACGGCAATCCCACCCCCTCGATCATGCAGGTGCCGGGGGCGAAGGACGTGGCGGTCGAGTTCACCTCCTTGTCGAAGACCTATTCGATGGCGGGCTGGCGGATCGGCTTCGCGGTCGGCAACCAGCAGCTGATCGCGGCAATGACGCGAGTGAAGAGCTATCTCGACTACGGTGCCTTCACCCCGATCCAGGCAGCGGCCTGCGCCGCGCTGAACGGCCCGCAGGACTGCGTGGAGGAAAACCGGCGCATCTATCACAAGCGGCGCGACGTGATGGTGGAGGCGTTCGCGCGCGCGGGCTGGGACATTCCGCCGCCGCCCGCCAGCATGTTCGCCTGGGCTCCGCTGCCGCCCGCACTCGCCCATCTGGGCAGCCTGGAATTCTCCAAGCAGTTGCTCACGCATGCGCAGGTCGCGGTGGCACCAGGCGTTGGCTATGGCGAGGAGGGCGAAGGCTATGTCCGCATCGCGATGGTGGAGAACGAACAGCGGTTGCGGCAGGCGGCGCGCAACATCAAACGCTATCTTTCCGCGCAGGGAATCAACACCGGCGATCGGCGCGCGGCGGGTTGA
- a CDS encoding crotonase/enoyl-CoA hydratase family protein, producing MAAIPLSTNDRVAVSLDDDGVAQVRLTRPDKMNALDRAMFDGIISAAESLDKMRGLRAVVLSGEGRAFSAGLDTASFANMADPDEPPLEERTYGIANRFQQVATAWRELAVPVVAAIHGVCFGGGLQIASGADVRIARADARLAIMEMRWGIVPDMGGYRHWRGLVRDDVLRELVYTNREISGEEAQVMGLVTEIADDPLARALDLAGTIAMRNPHAIRAAKRLSNAMADTDGAALLLRESEEQAAIIRSSNQVEAVLAGMAKRIPVFSDV from the coding sequence ATGGCGGCCATTCCTCTTTCGACGAACGACCGCGTTGCAGTTTCGCTGGATGACGATGGCGTGGCTCAGGTCCGCCTGACGCGGCCGGACAAGATGAACGCGCTCGATCGGGCGATGTTCGACGGCATCATTTCCGCTGCCGAATCGCTCGACAAGATGCGCGGGCTGCGCGCCGTGGTCCTGTCGGGGGAAGGGCGGGCGTTCAGCGCCGGGCTCGATACCGCTAGCTTCGCCAACATGGCCGATCCGGACGAACCCCCGCTGGAAGAGCGCACGTACGGCATCGCCAACCGGTTCCAACAGGTGGCGACTGCCTGGCGCGAGCTGGCCGTGCCGGTCGTCGCGGCCATTCACGGTGTTTGCTTCGGCGGCGGCCTGCAGATCGCCAGCGGTGCCGACGTCCGGATCGCACGCGCCGACGCTCGTCTTGCGATCATGGAAATGCGCTGGGGGATCGTGCCCGACATGGGCGGCTATCGCCACTGGCGCGGCTTGGTGCGCGACGATGTCCTGCGCGAACTGGTCTATACCAACCGCGAAATTTCCGGCGAGGAAGCGCAGGTGATGGGACTCGTGACCGAGATCGCCGACGATCCGTTGGCACGAGCTCTGGACCTCGCCGGAACGATCGCCATGCGCAATCCGCATGCGATCCGCGCGGCCAAGCGGCTGTCCAACGCCATGGCCGATACGGACGGTGCGGCGCTCCTGCTGCGCGAGAGCGAGGAGCAGGCGGCGATCATTCGATCGTCCAACCAGGTCGAGGCGGTGCTGGCCGGCATGGCCAAGCGGATACCTGTTTTCAGCGACGTCTGA
- a CDS encoding acyl-CoA thioesterase II: MSALDLIAPVTDRDATITLPADPWMQGRTLYGGASTLVAYTAAVRRFPDLPPLRSGQVGFVAPVGETVTTRVAMIRQGRNVAQVRSELLVDEEVALTAFFLFGTAREANARHSAPCAEPWPGSPEENADSAIDQAPAFLANNYEVRRAQDRGWSGPPVIRRWVRLKAGGGLDPTSRIVLMGDTLPPGAMRAMERPGPLSSINWTFNLLDPAPETRDGWFLTENASVEAADGYSTERLRMWDADGRQVVAGQQLVAIFG; the protein is encoded by the coding sequence ATGTCCGCACTCGACCTGATCGCCCCTGTGACCGACCGCGATGCCACCATCACCCTGCCCGCCGATCCGTGGATGCAGGGGCGCACCCTGTATGGCGGGGCGAGCACGCTGGTCGCCTATACCGCCGCCGTCCGGCGCTTTCCCGATCTGCCCCCCCTGCGCAGCGGCCAGGTCGGCTTCGTCGCGCCGGTCGGGGAAACGGTCACGACGCGGGTCGCGATGATCCGCCAGGGGCGAAACGTGGCGCAGGTGCGCAGCGAATTGCTGGTCGACGAGGAGGTTGCGCTGACTGCATTCTTCCTCTTCGGTACAGCCCGCGAGGCGAATGCGCGGCACAGCGCGCCGTGCGCCGAGCCATGGCCCGGCAGTCCCGAGGAGAACGCCGATTCCGCGATCGATCAGGCACCGGCGTTCCTCGCCAACAATTACGAGGTCCGCCGGGCGCAGGATCGCGGTTGGTCCGGTCCGCCCGTCATCCGCCGCTGGGTCCGGCTGAAGGCAGGCGGCGGACTCGACCCCACCAGCCGGATCGTGCTGATGGGAGACACCCTGCCCCCCGGCGCGATGCGGGCGATGGAGCGGCCCGGCCCGCTCAGTTCGATCAACTGGACCTTCAACCTCCTCGACCCCGCACCGGAAACGCGCGACGGCTGGTTCCTGACGGAGAATGCCAGCGTAGAGGCTGCCGATGGCTACTCGACCGAGCGCCTGCGCATGTGGGATGCCGACGGTCGGCAGGTGGTCGCCGGCCAGCAGCTGGTCGCGATTTTCGGCTGA
- a CDS encoding DUF2171 domain-containing protein: MFEKLRIKEHMEVADANGQHVGTVDEVKDDRIKLTKSDASDGSHHFIPLDDVEKLDDNRVYLKQGARIPTGTGAN, translated from the coding sequence ATGTTCGAGAAGCTGCGGATCAAGGAGCATATGGAAGTCGCTGACGCCAACGGTCAGCACGTCGGCACGGTAGACGAGGTCAAGGACGATCGTATCAAACTGACCAAATCCGATGCCAGCGACGGATCGCACCACTTCATCCCGCTGGACGACGTCGAAAAGCTCGATGACAACCGCGTCTACCTGAAGCAGGGTGCACGCATTCCGACGGGTACCGGCGCCAACTAA
- a CDS encoding ribonucleotide-diphosphate reductase subunit beta, which translates to MSLLEARKTYKPFEYPWAYDFWKRQQQVHWMPEEVPLGEDCRDWAQKLTEHERNLLTQIFRFFTQADVEVQDCYHEKYGRVFKPTEIKMMLASFSNMETIHIAAYSHLLDTIGMPESEYGMFLEYEEMKDKHDYLQQFGVDTDEDIARTLAAFGGFTEGMQLFASFAMLMNFPRFNKMKGMGQIVSWSVRDESLHCEGIIRLFHEFVRERDCYTKAVKEDIIDICQKSVRLEDNFIDLAFEMGPVSGMTAKEIKKYIRYIADWRLGQLGLQPLYMVDEHPLPWLAPLLNGVEHANFFEQRATEYSKGATKGDWNTVWSTFDKRNKAEAANEVDGAEDDGPGLFGDDADGVQAAE; encoded by the coding sequence ATGTCCCTTCTCGAAGCCCGCAAGACCTACAAGCCGTTCGAATATCCGTGGGCCTACGACTTCTGGAAGCGCCAGCAGCAGGTCCACTGGATGCCCGAGGAAGTGCCCTTGGGCGAGGATTGCCGCGACTGGGCGCAGAAGCTCACCGAGCATGAGCGCAACCTGCTCACCCAGATCTTCCGCTTCTTCACCCAGGCCGATGTCGAGGTGCAGGACTGCTACCACGAGAAATACGGCCGGGTGTTCAAGCCGACCGAGATCAAGATGATGCTCGCCTCCTTCTCCAACATGGAGACGATCCACATCGCGGCCTACAGCCATTTGCTCGACACGATCGGCATGCCCGAGAGCGAATACGGCATGTTCCTCGAATACGAGGAGATGAAGGACAAGCACGATTACCTGCAGCAGTTCGGCGTCGACACGGACGAGGACATCGCCCGCACCCTCGCGGCGTTCGGCGGCTTCACCGAAGGCATGCAGCTGTTCGCCAGCTTCGCCATGCTGATGAACTTCCCGCGCTTCAACAAGATGAAGGGCATGGGCCAGATCGTCAGCTGGTCGGTCCGCGACGAAAGCCTGCACTGCGAAGGCATCATCCGCCTGTTCCACGAATTCGTGCGCGAGCGCGACTGCTACACCAAGGCGGTGAAGGAGGACATCATCGACATCTGCCAGAAGTCGGTGCGGCTGGAAGACAACTTCATCGACCTCGCCTTCGAGATGGGGCCGGTTTCCGGCATGACCGCGAAGGAGATCAAGAAGTATATCCGCTACATCGCGGACTGGCGGCTGGGCCAGCTGGGCCTGCAGCCGCTCTACATGGTCGACGAGCACCCGCTGCCATGGCTCGCCCCGCTGCTGAACGGCGTGGAGCACGCCAACTTCTTCGAACAGCGCGCGACCGAATATTCGAAGGGCGCGACCAAGGGCGACTGGAACACGGTGTGGAGCACCTTCGACAAGCGCAACAAGGCCGAGGCCGCGAACGAGGTCGACGGCGCTGAGGACGACGGCCCGGGGCTGTTCGGGGATGATGCTGACGGGGTGCAGGCGGCGGAGTGA
- a CDS encoding DUF1294 domain-containing protein: protein MEELLAQPPALLALYALIGVNFATFVAFGLDKACAEQGIRRVRESTLLQLAFFGGTVGAYAGRALFRHKTRKQPFSGNLHTIALLQAAACVGLVVFFLV, encoded by the coding sequence GTGGAAGAGCTACTCGCCCAACCGCCGGCGTTGCTGGCGCTCTACGCGCTGATCGGGGTGAATTTCGCGACCTTTGTGGCATTCGGCCTCGACAAGGCGTGCGCGGAGCAGGGGATCCGGCGGGTGCGGGAATCGACGCTGCTCCAGCTCGCCTTCTTCGGCGGGACCGTCGGTGCCTATGCAGGCCGGGCGCTGTTCCGACACAAGACACGCAAGCAGCCGTTTTCCGGCAATCTTCACACCATCGCCCTGCTGCAAGCGGCGGCCTGCGTCGGGCTAGTGGTGTTCTTCTTGGTCTGA
- a CDS encoding thermonuclease family protein: protein MGKLLPFRRTKRTRRDWTRPAAYGVPKRRRAGGDGWLAAARGLGPILVAAPLAAFTAVWLLSGPPEAEAGSGADGRDGESAHFSRCAGPIRVTCVIDGDTIWYRGEKIRIADINTPEVSDPDCDYERRLGERATARMTALLNDGAFSIEPNPDGRDTDKYHRKLRILTRDGRSLGDTLVREGLAEEWQGFRRDWC from the coding sequence ATGGGAAAGCTGCTCCCTTTCCGCCGTACGAAGCGCACGCGCCGCGACTGGACGCGCCCCGCCGCCTATGGCGTGCCGAAGCGGCGTCGCGCGGGTGGCGACGGCTGGCTCGCCGCCGCGCGCGGGCTCGGCCCGATACTGGTCGCCGCGCCGCTGGCCGCCTTCACCGCCGTGTGGCTGCTGAGCGGCCCACCAGAGGCGGAGGCGGGCTCGGGCGCCGATGGCCGCGACGGGGAAAGCGCGCATTTCTCCCGCTGCGCCGGTCCGATCCGCGTCACCTGCGTGATCGACGGCGACACCATCTGGTACCGGGGCGAGAAGATCCGTATCGCCGACATCAACACGCCCGAGGTGAGCGACCCGGACTGCGACTACGAGCGCCGCCTGGGCGAACGCGCCACCGCCCGGATGACCGCGCTGCTGAACGATGGCGCCTTTTCGATCGAGCCCAACCCCGATGGCCGTGATACGGACAAGTATCACCGCAAGCTGCGCATCCTGACCCGCGACGGCAGGAGCCTGGGCGACACGCTGGTGCGCGAGGGGCTGGCCGAGGAATGGCAAGGCTTCCGCCGCGACTGGTGCTGA
- a CDS encoding formate/nitrite transporter family protein, which translates to MTDRESEHEKRPRALKNSESDARLEDLDRNEKEIIRDHEVASAKLVHEIIRLRGIAELEKPFFALLWSALGCGFVIGLSPFAQGILAVSLPDSSYKGVLVALGYSVGFIAVIAGRMQLFTENTLTAVLPLATTRNRRNLLRTLRMWGIVIAGNVVGTLGFALFNHFDLGGMPQVSAAVVAHSVEEMHILMPDAFRRGIPAGFMIATLVWASPNLERQDILIITIITWLMALGSVAHSIVGCAEMWIAVLSGAIGLGQGLFAFLIPAILGNIVGGALLFTLLAHAPVRAEIEGSEAKRAVEARPRGRISASAGRGRG; encoded by the coding sequence ATGACAGATCGCGAGTCCGAGCACGAAAAGCGGCCAAGGGCGCTAAAGAACTCCGAGAGCGACGCCAGGCTCGAAGATCTCGACCGGAACGAGAAGGAGATCATCCGCGATCACGAGGTCGCCAGTGCGAAGCTGGTGCACGAAATCATCCGGTTGCGTGGCATCGCCGAACTGGAGAAACCGTTCTTCGCCCTGCTCTGGTCGGCGCTCGGCTGCGGCTTTGTCATCGGACTCTCCCCGTTCGCGCAAGGCATTCTGGCCGTTTCGCTGCCCGACAGCAGTTACAAGGGCGTGCTGGTCGCGCTGGGATATTCAGTCGGCTTCATCGCCGTGATCGCCGGGCGCATGCAGCTGTTCACGGAGAACACGCTGACCGCCGTGCTGCCGCTGGCGACGACGCGCAACCGGCGCAACCTGCTGCGGACGCTGCGGATGTGGGGCATCGTCATCGCCGGCAATGTCGTCGGCACGCTGGGCTTCGCGCTGTTCAACCACTTCGATTTGGGCGGGATGCCGCAGGTCAGCGCGGCGGTTGTCGCCCATTCCGTGGAGGAGATGCACATCTTGATGCCCGACGCGTTTCGGCGCGGCATCCCCGCGGGCTTCATGATCGCCACGCTGGTGTGGGCCTCGCCCAACCTGGAGCGGCAGGATATCCTGATCATCACCATCATCACCTGGTTGATGGCGCTTGGCAGCGTGGCGCACTCCATCGTCGGGTGCGCGGAGATGTGGATCGCCGTGCTCAGTGGTGCGATCGGACTGGGACAGGGCCTGTTCGCTTTCCTGATCCCCGCGATCCTTGGCAATATCGTCGGCGGGGCGTTGCTGTTCACCCTGCTGGCCCATGCCCCCGTGCGCGCCGAGATCGAGGGGAGCGAAGCCAAGCGGGCTGTGGAGGCCCGCCCGCGCGGCCGGATCAGCGCATCGGCAGGGCGCGGCCGGGGATAA
- a CDS encoding formate/nitrite transporter family protein, which translates to MTRSEDLHGAQRGGTGGKPGSDENSHPLNHPQDGKDDEGQEGEDVSHPPEEGEAVSDYFGFTEIFKRVLSTADHELDVSNLYLFWSALGAGGALGLTFLARVIFTESAGEIEPGLLGNLLYPVGFLIIVLGRYQLFTENTLTPVVLVLTRLASLRDLLRLWLVVFVGNMVGAIAFAAAIAYSNVFTPERAARAMEIGHHAIETEWLEIFYRGIIAGWIVAAMVWLVHAMRDSIGRALVIYVLMYFIGVGTFFHVITSSVEAFYIAFADPTVNFWVLWPNFVAPVLIGNTLGGIIFVAVLNYAQFAEHKDSRMFERYERMSMKQWLFGHREHY; encoded by the coding sequence ATGACCAGATCCGAAGACCTTCACGGTGCCCAGCGCGGCGGAACAGGCGGAAAGCCTGGTTCGGACGAGAATAGCCATCCCCTCAACCACCCGCAGGATGGGAAGGACGATGAAGGGCAAGAGGGGGAGGATGTGTCCCACCCGCCCGAAGAAGGCGAAGCCGTCTCCGATTACTTTGGCTTTACCGAGATTTTCAAACGTGTTCTTTCGACCGCCGATCACGAATTGGACGTCAGCAATCTCTACCTGTTCTGGAGCGCCCTGGGCGCGGGCGGCGCGCTGGGTCTGACCTTCCTCGCGCGCGTTATCTTCACCGAAAGCGCCGGTGAGATCGAGCCTGGCCTGCTTGGCAACCTGCTCTACCCGGTCGGATTCCTCATCATCGTGCTGGGCCGCTACCAGCTGTTCACGGAGAACACGCTGACTCCGGTGGTGCTGGTCTTGACCCGGTTGGCGAGCCTGCGCGACCTGTTGCGGCTGTGGCTCGTCGTCTTCGTCGGTAACATGGTCGGTGCGATCGCGTTCGCGGCGGCTATCGCCTATTCGAACGTTTTTACGCCTGAACGAGCGGCGAGGGCGATGGAGATCGGCCATCACGCGATCGAAACCGAGTGGCTCGAGATTTTCTACCGCGGGATCATCGCAGGCTGGATCGTGGCCGCGATGGTCTGGCTGGTTCATGCCATGCGCGATTCGATCGGTCGTGCGCTGGTGATCTACGTGCTGATGTACTTCATCGGGGTTGGCACGTTCTTCCACGTCATCACGTCCTCGGTGGAGGCGTTCTATATCGCCTTCGCCGACCCGACAGTGAACTTCTGGGTACTTTGGCCGAACTTCGTCGCCCCGGTCCTGATCGGGAACACGCTGGGCGGCATCATCTTCGTCGCGGTGCTGAACTACGCCCAGTTCGCCGAGCACAAGGATAGCCGGATGTTCGAGCGCTACGAACGGATGAGCATGAAGCAATGGCTCTTCGGCCACCGCGAGCATTATTGA
- the argB gene encoding acetylglutamate kinase gives MNANGNAAMLAKAEVLIDALPYFQRYAGRTFVVKYGGHAMGDPKAAREFAQDIVLLKAVGINPVVVHGGGPQIGAMLKRLGVESTFVDGLRVTDKATAEVAEMVLSGAINKELVGWIAQAGGKAMGISGKDGGLVTATKVQRTTRDPDSQIEQVLDLGFVGDPTHVDTTILDTASAAGMIPVVAPIGAGEGGETYNINADTMAGALAGALGAARLFLLTDVAGVLGGDGELLTDLTPAGIATLREEGTITGGMIPKLETCVSAVEAGCDAAVVLDGRVPHAMLLEFFTSRGAGTLVHK, from the coding sequence ATGAATGCGAACGGGAACGCGGCCATGCTCGCCAAGGCCGAAGTGCTGATCGACGCGCTGCCCTATTTCCAGCGCTATGCCGGTCGCACTTTCGTGGTGAAATACGGTGGCCATGCCATGGGCGACCCCAAGGCCGCGCGTGAATTCGCGCAGGACATCGTGTTGCTGAAGGCGGTCGGCATCAATCCGGTGGTCGTCCATGGTGGCGGCCCGCAGATTGGTGCGATGCTGAAACGGCTGGGGGTGGAAAGCACCTTCGTCGATGGCCTGCGCGTGACGGACAAGGCGACCGCGGAGGTCGCGGAAATGGTCCTCTCCGGGGCGATCAATAAGGAACTGGTCGGCTGGATCGCGCAGGCGGGCGGCAAGGCGATGGGCATATCCGGCAAGGACGGCGGCCTCGTCACGGCGACCAAGGTGCAGCGCACCACGCGCGATCCCGACAGCCAGATCGAGCAGGTGCTCGACCTCGGCTTCGTGGGCGATCCGACACATGTCGATACCACCATCCTCGACACGGCCAGCGCGGCGGGGATGATCCCCGTGGTCGCGCCGATCGGTGCCGGGGAGGGTGGCGAGACCTACAACATCAATGCCGATACCATGGCAGGCGCGCTGGCCGGAGCGCTAGGCGCGGCGCGGTTGTTCCTGCTGACCGACGTGGCGGGCGTGCTGGGCGGGGACGGCGAATTGCTGACCGACCTGACCCCGGCTGGTATCGCGACGCTGCGCGAGGAGGGTACCATCACCGGCGGGATGATCCCCAAGCTGGAGACGTGCGTTTCCGCGGTCGAAGCAGGGTGCGATGCCGCAGTGGTGCTCGACGGACGCGTGCCACACGCCATGTTGCTCGAATTCTTCACCAGCCGTGGGGCAGGGACGCTGGTCCACAAATAG
- a CDS encoding YggT family protein — protein sequence MQALLTLYDIVAMLTNVFVMLIIVQFVIGLLFAFNVISPSNQFMSQVYNSINALLEPLLAPIRRRMPATGAIDFSPLVLIILLQIILIVLRGLIGGVA from the coding sequence ATGCAAGCCCTTCTTACCCTCTACGATATCGTCGCGATGCTGACGAACGTGTTCGTCATGCTGATCATCGTCCAGTTCGTGATCGGTCTGCTGTTCGCGTTCAACGTGATCAGCCCGAGCAACCAGTTCATGTCGCAGGTCTATAACTCGATCAACGCACTGCTCGAGCCGCTGCTGGCCCCCATCCGGCGACGCATGCCTGCAACCGGCGCGATCGATTTCTCGCCGCTGGTGCTGATCATCCTTCTCCAGATCATCCTCATCGTCCTGCGCGGTCTCATCGGGGGTGTCGCTTGA
- the folD gene encoding bifunctional methylenetetrahydrofolate dehydrogenase/methenyltetrahydrofolate cyclohydrolase FolD yields MSADIIDGKAFAAKVRERVGAVAAEFETAAGRKAGLAVVLVGEDPASQVYVRSKGKATLAANMDSFEHRLPEDTSQAALVALVEKLNADEAVDGILVQLPLPAHIDAQAVIAAIDPDKDVDGFHVINAGRLATGSTGFVPCTPLGCMMLLTDRLGDLSGLEAVVIGRSNIVGKPMAQLLLDANATVTIAHSRTKDLPAVVRRADIVVAAVGRAEMVRDDWLKDGATVIDVGINRLPPAAGEEKGRLVGDVDFAGASARAGAITPVPGGVGPMTIAVLLRNTLVAAYAHAGLDAPTDL; encoded by the coding sequence TTGAGCGCGGACATCATCGACGGGAAGGCATTCGCGGCCAAGGTGCGCGAGCGGGTCGGTGCCGTAGCCGCCGAGTTCGAGACAGCGGCGGGCCGCAAGGCGGGCCTGGCGGTGGTGCTGGTGGGGGAGGACCCAGCAAGCCAGGTCTATGTCCGCAGCAAGGGGAAGGCGACGCTGGCAGCGAACATGGACAGCTTCGAGCACCGCTTGCCGGAAGATACCTCGCAAGCTGCGCTGGTCGCTCTGGTCGAGAAGCTGAACGCGGACGAGGCAGTCGACGGTATCCTGGTACAGCTTCCTCTGCCTGCCCACATCGATGCGCAGGCGGTGATCGCCGCGATCGATCCGGACAAGGACGTGGATGGCTTCCACGTGATCAATGCGGGTCGGCTCGCGACCGGCAGCACCGGTTTCGTGCCATGCACCCCGCTGGGCTGCATGATGCTGCTGACCGACCGCTTGGGCGATCTCTCGGGACTGGAAGCGGTTGTAATCGGCCGCTCCAATATCGTGGGCAAACCGATGGCGCAGTTGCTGCTCGACGCCAACGCGACCGTCACTATCGCGCATAGTCGGACGAAGGACCTGCCCGCAGTCGTGCGCCGCGCCGATATCGTCGTCGCTGCCGTCGGTCGGGCGGAGATGGTGCGGGACGACTGGCTGAAGGACGGCGCCACCGTGATCGATGTCGGGATCAACCGGCTCCCGCCTGCCGCTGGCGAGGAGAAGGGCCGCCTGGTCGGCGATGTCGATTTCGCAGGAGCGAGTGCCCGGGCGGGCGCGATCACGCCGGTGCCGGGCGGCGTGGGTCCGATGACGATCGCGGTGCTGCTGCGCAACACGCTGGTCGCCGCATATGCCCATGCCGGGCTCGACGCGCCGACGGATCTCTAG
- a CDS encoding MarC family protein: MLNLFISAFITLFVIVDPPGCAPIYAGLTKGASATEARNMAIRACVIAAGILLVFALFGEQLLGALHIELDSFRIAGGLMLFWIAFEMVFEKRTQRREERAEKVLATPEVEDVSIFPMAMPMLAGPGAIAAIMLLTNNARGVQGTLVVLSALAAVLVITAVALIAAGPIMKVFGARVEAVITRLLGVLLAALAAQYVIDGLKGSFGI, translated from the coding sequence GTGCTGAACCTCTTCATCTCCGCCTTCATCACGCTGTTCGTGATCGTCGACCCGCCCGGTTGCGCACCGATCTATGCCGGGCTGACCAAGGGCGCGAGCGCGACCGAAGCCCGCAACATGGCGATCCGTGCCTGCGTCATCGCGGCAGGCATCCTGCTCGTCTTCGCATTGTTCGGCGAGCAATTGCTCGGCGCGTTGCATATCGAGCTCGACAGCTTTCGCATCGCGGGCGGGCTGATGCTGTTCTGGATCGCGTTCGAGATGGTGTTCGAGAAGCGCACCCAGCGGCGCGAGGAACGCGCGGAGAAGGTCCTGGCAACGCCAGAGGTGGAGGACGTCTCGATCTTCCCGATGGCGATGCCGATGCTGGCCGGACCGGGCGCGATCGCTGCGATCATGCTGCTGACCAACAATGCCCGGGGGGTGCAGGGTACGCTGGTGGTCCTCAGTGCACTCGCAGCCGTGCTGGTCATCACGGCTGTCGCGCTGATCGCCGCTGGCCCGATCATGAAGGTCTTCGGCGCGCGGGTGGAAGCGGTCATCACCCGCCTGCTCGGCGTGCTGCTCGCCGCTTTGGCCGCGCAATATGTCATCGACGGCCTGAAGGGCTCGTTCGGGATTTAA
- a CDS encoding LON peptidase substrate-binding domain-containing protein — MRLSIFPLSGAILFPGLQLPLHMFEPRYRALVGDALARDRRIAMIQPNPAVKDAPLFQVGCVGRIGEVEALDDGRYNLVLEGESRFRLVRELDVTTAFRQVEGELIEDDEDAVLSSVERAGFEQEARRFADSQGYAVDWDSVERLDDQSLINGVSQIAPFDPAAKQALLEAPDLGARCELLIQLMHFFGRHDGGDDRVTLQ; from the coding sequence GTGCGTCTTTCGATCTTCCCCCTGTCCGGCGCGATCCTGTTCCCGGGTCTGCAATTGCCGCTCCACATGTTCGAGCCGCGTTACCGGGCGCTGGTCGGCGATGCGCTGGCGCGCGACCGGCGGATCGCTATGATCCAGCCCAACCCGGCGGTGAAGGACGCACCGCTTTTCCAGGTCGGCTGCGTCGGGCGTATCGGCGAGGTCGAGGCGCTCGACGACGGACGCTACAACCTGGTGCTGGAAGGGGAATCGCGCTTTCGGCTCGTGCGCGAGCTCGATGTCACTACCGCGTTCCGGCAGGTGGAGGGCGAACTGATCGAGGATGACGAGGACGCGGTGCTGTCCAGCGTCGAACGGGCAGGGTTCGAGCAGGAGGCGCGCCGTTTCGCCGATTCGCAAGGCTATGCGGTCGACTGGGATTCGGTGGAACGGCTCGACGACCAGTCGCTGATCAACGGCGTCAGCCAGATCGCGCCGTTCGATCCGGCTGCGAAACAGGCGCTGCTCGAGGCACCCGATCTCGGCGCCCGGTGCGAACTGCTGATCCAGTTGATGCACTTCTTCGGCCGCCACGATGGCGGCGACGACCGCGTCACCTTGCAGTAG